A region of the Synergistaceae bacterium genome:
CTTTGACACGGGAGCAATCGAGGACATCCGTACGAATCCGAATCACTACGAGATGACAGCCTCCGAATATGCCAACCCCGCCAACAAGGGCGCATTCGTCAACAAACTGGATTTCGTTGTTCTCGCGGCTCTTGAGGTCGATACAGATTTCAACGTCAACGTCATAACCGGCTCTGACGGAGTATTACGCGGCGCACCGGGCGGACATCCTGACACGGCAGAGGGCGCAAAGTGCTGCGTGATCGTTACGCCCCTGACACGCGGGAGAATGGCGACAATCTGCGAGCATGTTGTTACGGTTACGACTCCGGGAGACTGCGTTGATGTCGTTGTTACGGATTTTGGGACGGCGGTCAATCCGAGACGCACGGACATAATAGAGGCACTCGACAAGGCCGGAATTAAGCACGTTCCGATTAAGCAGCTTCAGGAGAAGGCGTACTCACTTGTAGGAAGGCCGGACGATTTAGAGTGGGAAGACAAGGTAGTGGCGATTCTTGAGGCTCGCGACGGGACAATTCTCGACGTTGTGAGGAAGATTAAGCCGCTTGAAATTTAAGCGTTACAGAAAAATAGAGGCTCCCTCCTGAATATCGGGGGGAGTTTTTTGTGATAATAGTAATATCCCAAAGGAGGAATGAATATGCGTTATGAAGAAGTTGATTACGGCGGAGAAAAGCTGATGGTAAAAGTTTTCGATTACCACACGCCCGAAGGATGGCACGAATACGTTATGAACACGGCCGGTTCTGTTACTGATGAAACATTTGTGAGGCCGCCGGACGGTTATGCACGTGATGAGGATGAAGCCGGGCATGAATAACGTGTACTATCTCGACACTAACATCTGCATTTTCCACATGTGCAGGCCGTTCGGGATTCTTGCTGACAGAATCAACGCAATAGAGCCTGAACGCATAAAGATTCCGGCTGTTGTTAAAGGTGAGTTGCTTGTCGGCGCGGAGAAAAGCAAAAGGCGCAATGAAACTCTCACGGAAACGCTTGCTTTCTTAATGCCGTATGAGATTGTCCCGTTTGAGGATTCTATGCTCATGACTTACGCGAAAATAAGAGCCTCGCTTGAACTCAGAGGACAGAAAATCGGCTACAACGACCAATCATAGCCGCAACAGTTTTAGCCCGAAAAGGAATCCTCGTAACTAACAACATAAACGAGTTCGGCAGGATTGACGGCCTCATTCATGAAGACTGGACAATAAGCCCGCAATAATTATCCCCTTCTCCCAAGCACCCAGCAGAAAAACGGCCCGCCCGTTACAGCCGTAATCACCCCAGCAGGAATCTCGCCAAGCCTCTGCGCTATTCCGTCAGCAAGACTCATCATCACAGCACCAATCACAAACGCATTCACCGTAACACGCCTATGATTTGCACCGACAATCCCACGCGAAATATGCGGCACTATGAGTCCCACGAACCCAATCACACCGAACGAACTCACGCACAATGCGACTCCCATTGACGCAGACACAAGAAGAGTCCGCCGAACGAGATTCTCATTCACGCCCAAAGCTGAAGCCCTCTCACCGCCCAGCGACATAACATCAAGCGCATTCCCCGCGATGTATGCCGGGAAAAGCACTATCACCGCCCCCGCCGTTACCGCCCATACATCACGCCATGAAGCCCCCGAAAAATTTCCCATCAGCCACAGGACTACAGCCCCGATTTTCTCGCCCGCAATCGATTTCAGGAACGTTACGCCCGCAGACAGTACAGCGTTGGAGATTACCCCGGCAAGAATGAGACGCTCCCGGCCTCCGTCACGCGCAATTGCTCCCGTCAGGATTAACGCGCACATTGCCCCGGCAAACGCGCACGGCATTACCGCCCATTCACCGCCCAATATCCCGACAGCCGCACCAAACGCCGCCCCCGATGCTATTCCGAGCGTGTACGGTTCCGCCAATGGATTCGCTAAGAGTCCCTGAAATGTTACGCCTGAGACGCTCAGAATCCCCCCCGCGAATATCGAGCATAACAGACGCGGAAGCCTCACCGAATGAATCACAGCAGCCTCCGGGGAGTCCGTCCACGTCAGCAAAAAACGGATCACGTCAGAAAAAGGGATGTCCCATTCACCCGACGCAATCCGCCACAATGACACCGCAAGAAGTATTAACGCAGGCAGCAACTATTCACCGAGAGCGCGTATCTTCATGACTAACTCACGCGCAAGATTATCATCCTCTCCCAGTCCCACAAGGTATATATCAATGTCCTTGTACCCGTTTTTCCTGAGAATGTTAATCCACGAGTCGGGGTCATCTTCTCCGGCCATGTCGTTATTCGCGTGGTCTCCGGCGACTATCATCAGCGGGGAAAGTATGAGCCTCTTTATTTCGGGATGGCGTTTCAGCTCCGCAAGAACATCATCAAGCGAGGGCGACGACTCGACAGTCCCCACAAAAAAACGCCCGTATGCCTTCTGATTCAGTGCCAGCTGCAATTGAAGATACTGCGCGTTTGCGAAATGCTCCGGGGTTCCGTGTCCCATGAGGATTATTGCGGTCTCTTTGTCTTTGAGGCGGGACTCAAATCTCTTCATGAGAATGTCCGCGACTGCCTCACAGCCTTTCACGCCGTCAAGAAACGGACTGCATACCCTGATTTCCTCAAAGCCGAATTTCCCGGACATTTTCCCGAAAGCAGAAGCGACCCCGCGAACCTCGTCATATTCCTCGCCGGG
Encoded here:
- a CDS encoding type II toxin-antitoxin system VapC family toxin; the protein is MNNVYYLDTNICIFHMCRPFGILADRINAIEPERIKIPAVVKGELLVGAEKSKRRNETLTETLAFLMPYEIVPFEDSMLMTYAKIRASLELRGQKIGYNDQS
- a CDS encoding sirohydrochlorin cobaltochelatase, producing the protein MHKIFASILLVMLMITPAMSRESQPKKSAMLVVSFGTSMPEARKAIDNLVDTVRKEFPGHEVRLSFTSNIIRRKIQREHGEAVPNPSQALAQLNDEGYTHVTIIPTHMIPGEEYDEVRGVASAFGKMSGKFGFEEIRVCSPFLDGVKGCEAVADILMKRFESRLKDKETAIILMGHGTPEHFANAQYLQLQLALNQKAYGRFFVGTVESSPSLDDVLAELKRHPEIKRLILSPLMIVAGDHANNDMAGEDDPDSWINILRKNGYKDIDIYLVGLGEDDNLARELVMKIRALGE
- a CDS encoding iron ABC transporter permease, coding for MLPALILLAVSLWRIASGEWDIPFSDVIRFLLTWTDSPEAAVIHSVRLPRLLCSIFAGGILSVSGVTFQGLLANPLAEPYTLGIASGAAFGAAVGILGGEWAVMPCAFAGAMCALILTGAIARDGGRERLILAGVISNAVLSAGVTFLKSIAGEKIGAVVLWLMGNFSGASWRDVWAVTAGAVIVLFPAYIAGNALDVMSLGGERASALGVNENLVRRTLLVSASMGVALCVSSFGVIGFVGLIVPHISRGIVGANHRRVTVNAFVIGAVMMSLADGIAQRLGEIPAGVITAVTGGPFFCWVLGRRG